A region of Rhizobium grahamii DNA encodes the following proteins:
- a CDS encoding MBL fold metallo-hydrolase — protein MHCEIEFLPVGDASKAGDAIVLRYGNAFDYKLMLVDGGHAETGDQIVSHVRKHFGQRPVLEHVVLTHSDGDHASGLRTVLAEIEVKNLWLHLPWEHASDTLHLFADKRWTVDGLRRAIKDQYSIVSEIHDLAVAQGTTINGAFQGQNIGPFHVCSPSVPAYNFLLPQFDKTPEPDQAAIEQAGMWLGKESLVKRIMEAAKAALQDWTTETWAFERLKDGGQTSASNESSVVLYGTFENNARVLLTGDTGINGLTWTANYADRIGLPLRQFSFVQVPHHGSRRNVGPTVLNRLVGPILPQGSSSRFAAYISAPADDAKHPRRIVINAFTRRGGLPIATQGNSKVHWGGFPSRQGYSNAEPLPFYTEVEEYT, from the coding sequence TTGCACTGCGAGATCGAATTTCTGCCGGTTGGAGATGCTTCCAAAGCTGGAGACGCTATTGTTCTTCGTTACGGCAACGCTTTCGACTACAAGCTTATGCTGGTGGACGGCGGCCATGCGGAGACCGGTGATCAGATTGTTTCTCACGTAAGGAAACACTTTGGACAACGTCCCGTCCTGGAGCATGTTGTTTTAACTCATTCGGACGGCGATCACGCGTCCGGCCTTCGGACGGTGCTCGCCGAAATTGAGGTCAAAAACCTCTGGCTTCATCTACCCTGGGAACATGCGTCGGACACATTGCATCTTTTTGCCGACAAGCGTTGGACTGTTGATGGATTACGTCGCGCAATCAAGGACCAATATTCCATTGTATCCGAGATACATGACCTGGCGGTGGCACAGGGAACTACAATCAACGGGGCTTTTCAGGGCCAGAACATCGGACCATTTCATGTTTGCTCTCCAAGTGTTCCCGCTTACAATTTTCTCCTTCCTCAATTCGACAAAACACCCGAACCCGATCAGGCAGCTATTGAACAGGCGGGAATGTGGCTTGGTAAAGAGTCACTCGTAAAGCGGATCATGGAGGCTGCGAAGGCGGCGCTTCAAGATTGGACGACCGAAACATGGGCGTTCGAGCGTCTGAAGGATGGAGGTCAAACAAGCGCGAGTAATGAATCCAGCGTTGTGCTTTATGGGACTTTTGAGAATAACGCTCGGGTACTGCTCACTGGTGACACTGGCATCAACGGGTTAACCTGGACCGCCAACTATGCCGACCGCATTGGCCTCCCTCTTCGACAGTTTTCCTTCGTTCAAGTGCCTCACCACGGGAGTCGGCGCAACGTAGGTCCAACGGTATTGAATAGACTCGTTGGACCCATATTACCTCAGGGTAGCAGCAGCCGGTTCGCGGCCTACATCTCAGCCCCCGCCGATGATGCCAAACACCCTAGACGAATTGTTATCAACGCGTTCACGAGGCGCGGCGGATTACCGATAGCAACACAGGGCAATTCGAAAGTTCATTGGGGAGGATTCCCCTCACGCCAAGGTTATTCCAACGCCGAGCCCTTGCCCTTCTATACCGAGGTCGAGGAGTATACGTGA
- a CDS encoding tyrosine-type recombinase/integrase: MRSAENLWDEGSPGSDFDAEFSQPVHRIKSLNDPTANTGIPDGVTLLFDRWFKPLTEMNLFILNHAKDRRNLFNTANSYADDLANYEMYCDYKGITWRDATTSDMEFYHSILSSGVSWITRKTFSPSTIARRIGTVKHFYEFCITKGFICDSASSPHRYKGKASRGTKVVKVKFIDLRSLRQILTVLGPSPEENTASPTRDRTVAEYLFLIGGRLEDAVALTMTDVLNWELELRERPDRFLVEHTVVGKGNVQRTVLVPRPLVSRIIKYIETTRAQIITLALKIKGPGWAPPNKIFLNGIESNHRDLGNAASADTLGRSFVEGVRKAGVLKAEDRVLFDADGKPFREGGSPKTEIVLSPKHSIHHLRHTFVAVIADGLRRHGNSAPFKVIQMLLGHSWLSTTVDTYGGSLALDEPDIADAYETVLRSYNFHEDVE, from the coding sequence ATGCGCAGCGCTGAAAATCTCTGGGATGAAGGCTCACCAGGAAGCGACTTCGACGCAGAATTCTCCCAACCAGTCCATCGGATCAAATCCCTAAATGATCCAACCGCAAACACCGGGATACCGGATGGGGTGACCCTCCTTTTTGACCGTTGGTTCAAGCCGCTTACCGAAATGAATCTCTTCATTCTCAATCATGCGAAGGATAGGCGAAATCTCTTCAACACCGCCAACAGCTATGCCGACGACCTAGCTAATTATGAGATGTATTGCGATTACAAAGGCATCACCTGGAGGGATGCGACCACCAGCGACATGGAGTTTTACCACTCGATTTTGTCATCTGGCGTCTCTTGGATCACACGCAAAACCTTTTCCCCTTCCACCATCGCCAGACGCATTGGGACTGTTAAGCATTTCTACGAGTTCTGCATCACGAAGGGGTTCATTTGCGACTCCGCATCGTCACCACACCGCTACAAAGGCAAAGCGTCTCGTGGGACGAAAGTGGTCAAAGTTAAATTCATCGATTTGCGGTCGTTGCGGCAAATTCTAACCGTGCTTGGACCATCCCCGGAGGAGAATACAGCGTCACCCACACGGGATCGAACTGTAGCCGAATATTTGTTCCTGATCGGTGGACGCCTTGAAGATGCTGTTGCTCTCACCATGACCGACGTTCTGAACTGGGAACTTGAGTTGCGGGAGCGACCAGACCGATTTCTTGTTGAGCATACGGTCGTAGGAAAGGGGAATGTCCAGCGCACGGTCCTAGTGCCGCGCCCTCTCGTCTCTCGCATCATCAAATACATCGAGACGACACGCGCCCAAATCATCACGTTGGCGCTTAAGATAAAGGGGCCAGGCTGGGCTCCTCCCAACAAAATTTTTTTGAACGGCATTGAATCGAACCACCGGGACCTCGGCAATGCAGCCTCCGCCGATACCCTCGGTCGGTCTTTCGTAGAGGGCGTCCGGAAGGCGGGCGTGCTAAAGGCGGAGGATAGAGTGCTGTTTGATGCAGATGGCAAGCCGTTCCGAGAGGGTGGATCGCCAAAGACCGAGATCGTCCTTTCCCCCAAACACTCTATCCATCATCTCCGCCACACATTCGTTGCCGTGATAGCCGACGGATTACGCCGCCACGGAAATTCAGCTCCCTTTAAGGTCATCCAAATGCTGCTGGGGCACTCATGGCTCTCGACAACTGTCGACACCTACGGAGGATCGCTGGCGTTGGATGAACCTGATATCGCAGATGCTTATGAAACTGTTTTGCGGAGCTATAACTTCCACGAGGACGTCGAATGA
- a CDS encoding metallophosphoesterase, which produces MKAWIISDIHESRLARFFRDPPKAPKADICICAGDLTDFIEDSVAYIRRVIEPRMPVVLVLGNHDYFGHSISGALERARRLVEGSRIHLLENDTVTIGDCRFIGATLWTDFAVSIGDDEHIQPEERRVKALELVPSRILDFECIFRSDPRKIDENGMVTAWEILERHRESRKFIDRELSLDYLGRTVVVTHHAPLMQSFDPAFFGNVTNAAFASDLSDLIMRRRPSVWIHGHIHKFRDYMADHTRIICNPLGQRRELYTSGFRPGFTIDL; this is translated from the coding sequence ATGAAAGCCTGGATCATTAGCGACATCCACGAAAGCCGCCTCGCGCGGTTTTTCCGCGACCCGCCCAAAGCTCCAAAAGCAGACATCTGCATTTGCGCAGGCGACCTTACGGATTTTATCGAAGACAGTGTTGCCTACATCCGCCGTGTCATCGAGCCAAGGATGCCAGTGGTACTCGTACTCGGGAACCACGACTATTTTGGCCACAGTATCAGCGGTGCGCTTGAGAGGGCTCGACGGCTAGTAGAAGGAAGCCGCATCCATCTTCTGGAAAACGATACGGTGACCATAGGGGACTGCCGTTTCATCGGCGCTACTTTATGGACTGATTTCGCCGTGTCCATTGGCGATGATGAGCATATCCAGCCAGAAGAGCGGCGCGTCAAAGCCCTCGAACTCGTGCCTTCCCGCATATTGGATTTTGAGTGCATTTTCCGCTCGGACCCTCGAAAAATTGATGAGAACGGTATGGTTACAGCTTGGGAAATCCTTGAACGCCACAGGGAAAGCCGAAAATTTATCGACAGAGAATTGTCGCTGGATTACCTCGGGCGAACGGTCGTTGTCACCCACCACGCCCCTTTGATGCAAAGCTTTGACCCGGCCTTCTTCGGAAATGTGACGAACGCCGCGTTCGCTTCCGATCTTTCCGACTTGATCATGCGCCGACGCCCAAGCGTGTGGATTCACGGGCACATACATAAGTTTCGGGATTACATGGCTGACCATACGCGGATTATCTGCAACCCTCTAGGACAGCGGCGAGAGCTTTATACGTCAGGCTTCCGTCCAGGTTTTACCATCGACCTGTAG
- a CDS encoding nitroreductase family protein: MTWPPSDFGEPCEHCVGIIQSRVSANSFDPSRNLSDNEIAELIELATYAPTAFNAQNWRFIAVRSAEAKERLLPMAYGQQKVANSSVTFIVCGTMNIHLSVPTSLKPSVEAGIISQEIYEGWVGASRNMYQDNSTFQRDEAIRSATFAGMSLMLAAQGLGLVSGPMIGFDPVAVSKAFGLAETDIPVMLISVGYPGTENWPQKPRKAVSEVLTLA; this comes from the coding sequence GTGACTTGGCCCCCATCTGACTTTGGAGAACCCTGTGAACATTGTGTCGGAATTATCCAATCCCGCGTATCGGCCAATAGCTTCGACCCGTCGCGCAATCTCTCGGACAACGAAATCGCCGAATTGATCGAACTGGCGACATACGCCCCAACAGCGTTTAACGCTCAGAACTGGCGATTTATCGCTGTCAGAAGCGCAGAAGCTAAGGAACGGTTGCTGCCGATGGCATACGGTCAGCAGAAAGTCGCGAACTCTTCTGTCACGTTCATTGTCTGCGGGACGATGAACATTCATCTCTCGGTTCCGACGTCGCTGAAGCCATCGGTTGAAGCGGGCATTATCTCGCAGGAAATCTATGAGGGATGGGTCGGCGCGTCACGCAACATGTATCAGGACAATTCGACCTTTCAGCGTGACGAGGCCATTCGATCAGCTACTTTCGCTGGTATGAGTTTGATGCTGGCGGCTCAAGGTCTGGGCTTGGTTTCTGGTCCGATGATAGGCTTCGACCCGGTAGCTGTCTCGAAAGCGTTCGGCCTGGCTGAAACAGACATCCCTGTGATGCTGATCTCGGTAGGATACCCCGGCACGGAAAATTGGCCCCAGAAGCCGCGCAAAGCGGTTTCGGAAGTTTTGACGTTGGCCTGA
- a CDS encoding ATP-binding protein, with amino-acid sequence MDIDRLKRISEHASVFLVGPNGAGKSRTLKALCQHYAKGSGASIAISNTPFARLPDRIAGADYAHLRVNQSTTYQMFSRLLWDALRDASFSLISMREVLEYTGYEPILRVQITPQFRSRSSSSPYRRISNEAFRIARGVERLYGTHDINFSDVHTFLARLEDIARAPILQREINNVLRSEQRPPIKITFGLIKEGGELAVPLEDASSGELTLITSAMFILSRRDKLARVFVDEPENSLHPHWQVKFFEFITNLLRREDIKFFVATHSAVLANGALSGDVAVRLIKCEGHTYREIDVERGGADESIERILWEAFETVTPVNNYLSESLSDLAWRVRDGTLSKEAARQRLEAFARQSFSNKQLDFIKACDKLIMSFD; translated from the coding sequence ATGGATATAGATCGTTTAAAGCGCATTTCCGAACACGCCAGCGTCTTTCTTGTTGGCCCGAATGGCGCTGGCAAGAGCCGAACCTTAAAGGCCCTGTGTCAGCACTATGCCAAGGGAAGCGGGGCCTCCATTGCAATCTCGAACACGCCATTCGCGCGTTTGCCTGACAGAATCGCGGGCGCTGACTACGCGCATCTACGCGTTAATCAATCCACCACTTACCAGATGTTCTCACGCCTTTTGTGGGACGCCTTGCGTGATGCTTCCTTCAGCCTGATCAGTATGAGGGAGGTGTTGGAATACACTGGCTATGAGCCCATCCTGAGAGTCCAGATAACGCCGCAGTTCCGATCCCGCAGTTCTTCTTCGCCATACAGGAGGATCAGCAACGAAGCATTCCGAATTGCTCGCGGAGTCGAGAGGCTGTACGGGACTCATGATATCAATTTTTCCGACGTTCACACGTTCTTGGCACGCCTAGAAGACATCGCCCGAGCCCCTATACTTCAGCGAGAGATCAACAACGTTCTCCGGTCTGAGCAACGGCCACCTATCAAAATTACGTTTGGCTTGATTAAAGAGGGCGGCGAATTAGCAGTCCCGCTGGAGGACGCAAGTTCTGGCGAACTCACGTTGATAACGTCGGCGATGTTCATTCTATCGCGGCGAGATAAGCTTGCTCGGGTGTTCGTCGATGAGCCAGAGAATAGTCTGCATCCCCATTGGCAGGTCAAGTTTTTCGAGTTCATAACGAACTTGCTCCGCCGCGAGGATATTAAGTTCTTTGTCGCAACACACTCAGCTGTTCTCGCTAACGGAGCCTTGAGCGGTGACGTCGCCGTCAGACTGATAAAGTGCGAAGGACATACCTATCGGGAGATAGACGTCGAACGTGGCGGCGCGGATGAGAGCATCGAGAGGATTCTCTGGGAAGCTTTCGAGACCGTAACACCTGTCAATAATTATCTCTCTGAAAGCCTATCAGACTTGGCCTGGCGAGTACGCGACGGCACTCTTTCAAAGGAAGCGGCTCGACAGCGTTTGGAAGCCTTCGCGCGACAGTCATTCAGCAATAAGCAGCTGGATTTCATAAAGGCTTGTGACAAACTTATCATGTCGTTTGATTGA
- a CDS encoding DUF4209 domain-containing protein → MTELSGDPATETERSIPGNQAPTAEDVEKVDFDQLIKDVPSADCYDYQRPFVTATEHAKTEGDESAASVYAALSALCSFHFRPGDVNDPFGPMIQMEGKRSAIPDDFRSCATVVALMADRTSDVALKARLADVAWLLDRRRVDLGLAAISAYCQTVRDVAAGARKFRLDQSNTPYSAQSRNLLKRAMSLAIMRSVGLGKPEEEDVRSLVKQLFSEVLTGSNLRDVQRFADLALQYGIVPSLDIGRSCEDWLRRSNVADGHDRVDLLGLAATAYHKGGSMPDHYRCRLEAADTRVRMSQAGHSAMLSASLLTDAISELHGIPDVKERRRELRHQLVDVQANISDELTSFSQEIDLKEIVAAREASFEGLCLRDMLFYFADMSQSPTPDELRTEAQRSINDNPFSSIFSTSFHDRDGKVSYRSENVDLMSAPTDEALRSTVAEAERIRRQIFAEGDIQTARRLINESYYITDGTLVALLRHSNFVPAELLRTYGRGFQRFFQGDPVSGLYILTPLLEASIRHVLKGRGYDVSTFDNATKTQQDLTISAMFDQMKSELLEVFGAAFVADIEKVFLDQPGPTIRHQVAHGLMTDGNPYGPDSAYACWLIFRLCLITLFPHREKIDVNLWQ, encoded by the coding sequence ATGACTGAGTTGAGCGGCGATCCGGCGACCGAAACGGAGCGATCAATACCTGGTAACCAAGCACCGACGGCTGAAGACGTTGAGAAAGTCGATTTCGACCAGCTCATCAAAGATGTACCGTCCGCTGATTGCTATGATTATCAGCGGCCGTTTGTGACGGCTACGGAGCATGCAAAAACCGAAGGAGATGAAAGTGCCGCATCGGTGTACGCGGCTCTTTCGGCGCTTTGCAGCTTCCATTTTCGTCCCGGTGACGTGAATGACCCTTTCGGGCCCATGATCCAGATGGAAGGTAAGCGGTCTGCCATCCCGGACGACTTCCGCTCTTGTGCAACCGTTGTTGCCCTGATGGCTGATCGCACCTCGGACGTGGCGCTCAAGGCTCGTCTGGCCGACGTAGCCTGGCTTCTGGATCGAAGACGTGTCGATCTCGGGCTTGCCGCGATATCGGCTTATTGCCAAACGGTCCGGGATGTTGCTGCTGGTGCCAGAAAATTTCGTTTGGATCAATCAAATACGCCGTACAGTGCGCAATCTCGCAACCTACTCAAACGGGCTATGAGCTTAGCCATTATGCGATCCGTCGGACTCGGCAAGCCAGAGGAAGAAGATGTCAGGTCTCTCGTAAAGCAACTCTTCAGCGAAGTATTGACGGGATCAAATCTCAGAGACGTGCAACGGTTTGCCGACCTGGCGTTACAGTACGGAATTGTACCATCGCTCGATATTGGCCGTTCGTGCGAGGATTGGCTCCGTCGCAGCAACGTGGCAGACGGCCACGACCGCGTCGACCTACTCGGCCTCGCAGCCACGGCTTATCACAAGGGCGGTTCGATGCCGGATCACTATCGATGCAGGTTGGAAGCTGCAGATACCCGTGTGAGAATGTCTCAAGCCGGACATTCGGCAATGCTTTCAGCGAGCTTGCTTACTGATGCAATTTCGGAGCTGCATGGAATTCCAGACGTCAAAGAGCGACGACGCGAATTGAGGCATCAGCTTGTCGATGTTCAGGCGAACATCTCAGACGAGCTGACGAGTTTCTCCCAAGAGATCGATTTAAAGGAAATCGTTGCGGCGCGAGAAGCGTCTTTCGAGGGACTTTGCTTACGCGACATGCTTTTTTACTTCGCGGACATGTCTCAATCACCCACGCCGGACGAACTGCGAACAGAGGCGCAGCGGAGTATCAACGACAATCCTTTTTCGTCGATTTTCTCAACATCCTTCCATGATCGAGACGGCAAGGTTTCCTATCGGTCCGAGAACGTCGATCTGATGTCGGCTCCCACTGACGAGGCGCTGAGATCGACAGTTGCCGAGGCAGAGCGTATCCGGAGGCAGATATTTGCTGAGGGTGACATCCAAACCGCTCGCCGTTTGATCAATGAGAGCTACTATATCACTGACGGAACGCTCGTTGCGCTGCTGCGTCACAGCAACTTTGTCCCCGCAGAATTGCTTCGAACATACGGTCGAGGTTTCCAGCGCTTCTTCCAGGGCGATCCCGTCAGTGGCCTATATATCCTAACGCCCCTACTCGAAGCATCAATCAGGCACGTTCTGAAGGGGCGCGGATACGACGTTTCGACTTTCGACAACGCCACAAAGACGCAGCAGGACCTAACCATCTCGGCGATGTTCGATCAGATGAAGTCGGAGTTACTCGAAGTTTTTGGCGCGGCTTTCGTTGCAGATATCGAAAAGGTATTTCTAGATCAACCGGGGCCCACCATCAGGCACCAAGTCGCTCACGGACTGATGACGGACGGAAATCCTTATGGACCAGACTCCGCATACGCGTGCTGGCTTATCTTTCGGCTTTGCCTGATTACGCTGTTCCCACACCGAGAGAAAATCGACGTAAACCTGTGGCAGTGA
- a CDS encoding 3-hydroxyacyl-CoA dehydrogenase has translation MKKSSGQVAPRKAVDLVLLSGMSQIDEGLAKERSIFLELRGSEQARALRHVFFAERGAASRGGEFPAPQRQLRTALVVGGGNMGAAIAYALAVGGLNVTILETDSGASRRAKSNSDRIIKQGKSRGILTQGEAQALTAPINHRVGYDCLDAVDIAIEAVFEDMAVKKAVFASLAAALPDPTILATNTSYLDINELALEVQSPERFLGLHFLSPAHIMKLLEIVRGDKTSPETLGVAYALAKTLRKVPVLSGVCDGFIGNRILARYRQAADLLLLEGATPYQIDEAMRSFGMVMEPYEAQDMSGLDIAYANRQRQKLRKSNDVRYVPIAHRLVEDYKRLGRKTEACWYNYEGINPTQSSVVLSLLDQVSHEANIERRTFNSPEIQERLLEAMIGEARSILGEGIAERPEDIDLVMIHGYGFPRWRGGLLDYAERQGR, from the coding sequence TTGAAAAAATCATCCGGTCAAGTCGCGCCTCGAAAGGCCGTTGATCTCGTGTTGCTTTCTGGAATGTCTCAGATCGACGAGGGATTGGCAAAGGAACGGAGCATATTCTTGGAGCTTCGAGGCTCTGAACAAGCCCGCGCATTGCGACATGTTTTCTTCGCGGAACGCGGTGCAGCGTCGCGAGGAGGCGAGTTCCCGGCTCCACAACGCCAGTTGCGGACGGCCCTCGTTGTCGGTGGAGGCAACATGGGGGCGGCCATTGCATATGCCTTGGCGGTCGGTGGTTTGAACGTCACGATTTTGGAGACTGATAGCGGAGCGTCTCGCCGCGCAAAGTCGAACTCGGACCGGATTATCAAGCAAGGGAAATCGCGCGGAATTCTAACGCAAGGTGAGGCGCAAGCCCTGACGGCTCCGATCAATCACCGAGTCGGGTATGATTGTCTTGACGCCGTCGACATCGCTATTGAGGCCGTGTTCGAGGACATGGCAGTAAAAAAGGCTGTCTTCGCGTCGCTAGCGGCTGCCTTGCCGGACCCGACTATTCTCGCCACGAACACTTCATACCTCGACATCAACGAACTGGCATTGGAGGTGCAGTCACCGGAACGCTTCCTTGGTCTGCATTTTCTCAGTCCGGCTCACATTATGAAGCTGCTGGAAATCGTTCGTGGCGATAAGACGTCGCCTGAAACTCTCGGCGTGGCCTACGCCCTGGCCAAGACCTTGCGGAAGGTGCCTGTTCTGTCGGGGGTCTGTGACGGGTTCATTGGAAATCGCATCCTGGCCCGATACCGACAGGCTGCGGACCTTCTCCTCCTTGAGGGAGCAACGCCTTACCAGATCGATGAAGCCATGCGGTCGTTTGGTATGGTTATGGAACCCTACGAGGCTCAGGATATGTCGGGTCTAGATATCGCTTACGCGAACCGTCAACGGCAAAAGCTTCGTAAAAGCAACGACGTTCGCTATGTCCCAATAGCCCACAGGCTCGTCGAGGACTATAAGCGGCTGGGGCGGAAAACTGAAGCGTGCTGGTATAACTACGAGGGGATCAACCCGACGCAGTCGTCCGTGGTGCTGTCATTGCTGGATCAAGTATCACATGAGGCAAATATAGAACGCCGAACCTTCAATTCGCCTGAAATTCAGGAGCGCCTTCTTGAAGCGATGATCGGCGAGGCAAGGTCGATTTTGGGCGAAGGGATCGCGGAGAGGCCGGAGGATATCGACTTGGTCATGATACATGGCTATGGGTTTCCCCGCTGGCGCGGCGGGTTGTTGGATTATGCCGAGCGCCAAGGTCGGTAA
- a CDS encoding bifunctional 5,10-methylenetetrahydrofolate dehydrogenase/5,10-methenyltetrahydrofolate cyclohydrolase: protein MNDDKIISGKLAASVLIEDVKRETAALAARGIKPGLAVVMVGDDPASTVYVTSKGRMADDCGFLSRTYALDAKSNQAEVIELVKTLNDDDEIHGILIQLPLPAGLDAERVIQTVTPSKDVDGFSEINAGRLAIGSTGSTIVPCTPAGCALLIQQRLGADLSGKRAIVIGRSNIVGKPMAQLLLAANATVTIAHSRTADLPSLVRDADIVVAAVGRPEFVKGDWIKPGALIIDVGINRVSRGEKKALVGDVAYDECYAKASAITPVPGGVGPMTIAMLMKNTLEAARRIGR, encoded by the coding sequence ATGAACGACGACAAGATCATTTCCGGAAAGCTTGCCGCATCAGTTCTGATCGAAGATGTGAAACGCGAAACTGCAGCATTGGCTGCTCGGGGTATCAAACCTGGTCTTGCAGTGGTGATGGTCGGCGACGATCCCGCCAGCACTGTTTACGTTACCTCCAAGGGCAGGATGGCGGACGACTGTGGCTTCCTATCAAGAACATACGCACTTGATGCGAAGTCAAACCAGGCCGAAGTCATCGAGCTGGTGAAAACCTTGAACGACGATGACGAAATCCATGGCATCCTCATACAGCTTCCCCTCCCGGCAGGACTGGACGCTGAACGCGTCATTCAAACGGTCACGCCTAGTAAGGACGTTGATGGCTTCAGCGAGATCAACGCCGGGCGTCTGGCCATCGGCTCTACCGGGAGCACCATCGTACCTTGCACACCGGCAGGCTGCGCCCTCCTTATCCAGCAACGTCTTGGAGCTGATCTTTCTGGCAAGCGAGCAATCGTCATCGGCCGTTCGAATATTGTCGGCAAGCCAATGGCCCAACTGCTCCTCGCTGCGAATGCCACAGTAACCATTGCGCACTCCAGGACCGCAGACCTGCCATCATTGGTGAGAGACGCAGACATCGTCGTCGCAGCGGTAGGACGGCCAGAGTTCGTGAAAGGTGACTGGATAAAGCCCGGGGCGTTGATCATCGACGTCGGCATCAATCGCGTTTCGCGCGGTGAGAAGAAGGCCTTGGTCGGCGATGTGGCGTACGACGAGTGCTATGCCAAAGCCTCGGCGATCACTCCTGTGCCAGGGGGTGTAGGCCCTATGACCATCGCGATGCTGATGAAGAACACCCTGGAAGCAGCTCGGCGAATTGGTCGGTGA